Proteins co-encoded in one Scomber scombrus chromosome 14, fScoSco1.1, whole genome shotgun sequence genomic window:
- the aff4 gene encoding AF4/FMR2 family member 4 isoform X3 → MLGNYDEMKEPIGDTLPKIGGKPSNSSSSSEEKSGPPLFGGDQRSGGSSQSSKWTPVGPAAGGSSSQSQKRSGLQGGHGSQRGNGGSSGSSSSSQRHEKKSSKHSGGSEHSKSHTSSPAKGSLSSSSSNSHSRSSLSAEQHHSKERYRSKSPRDREANWDSPSRVHTSFPTGQHSSQAFPPSLMSKPGSMQQKPTAYVRPMDGQETAEPKSSQAESYSGQSHSSTMGEMKSNGKASLSKLKIPSQPVEGSGDANCVDEILKEMTQSWPPPLTAIHTPCKTEPSKFPFPTKDSHPFPSGHKRGSSSKSSSSHQSKACDDQPTMLEDDLKLSSSEDSDGEQDPAKNTSRNTSASNNSEGAEPSRDDSSSHSGSESSSGSDSESESSTTDSEANEHPRPASPEPEQPMANKWQLDNWFKKAKQFSPASPVDNNNVPTKCKKDSRENSSGRGYGSQGGGSKDSSAPAPSRDLRAAQKGGESGRGRQKSPAQSEGSTGNRRPVGKKQPKKSEKPPVVEEPKGGLRVESEPAPEIPPHRPKAATKGSRKPSIKKEPKSSPRPTAAAVTTTADKRKAKAPTKTCQKSREFVDTDSSSSDSEGNDSIPSSSQTPKYTESIRTPVCVFSPMEEKELLSPLSEPDERYPARQPQQQVLLVKIDLSLLSRIPGRPYKEPVEIKVERDDSLDRDSKEFSKQNSEKSSSKKRKHKNDEEGTKTESKRCKLEDKSVSHHKSSSKESKRSLEKKEEPVPSPSMSGLQRTPKAEHPSRKRTVSQSSTSLSSGTGSGKEGSHSTKGNSTSKHRKGEDKGRSTREGKEKSSKGCDNQLAVPPLSTDGSKSQRSKLVFEDRVHSADHYLQEAKKLKHNADALLDRFEKAVYYLDAVVSFIECGNALEKSAQEAKSPFPMYAETVELIKYTMKLKSYMAPDATSADKRLAVLCLRCQSLLYLRLFKLRKDSALKYSKTLTEHLKNSLSNTQAPSPGMGNKAAGMPSPVSPKLSPGTAGGYSSVSNSSSASSSVTIPQRIHQMAASYVQVTSNFLYATEVWDQAEQLSKEQKEFFLELDKVMGPLIFNTSSMTELVRYTRQGLHWLRLDAKLIP, encoded by the exons ATGCTGGGCAATTACGACGAGATGAAAGAGCCGATTGGTGACACACTTCCAAAGATTGGTGGTAAACCTTCTAACAGCTCGTCTTCCTCAGAGGAGAAATCAGGCCCGCCTTTGTTTGGTGGGGACCAGCGTAGCGGTGGCAGCAGCCAGAGCAGCAAGTGGACTCCTGTTGGCCCCGCAGCAGGTGGATCTTCATCTCAGTCCCAGAAACGCTCAGGACTCCAAGGTGGGCACGGTAGCCAGAGGGGCAACGGAGGGAgtagcggcagcagcagcagtagccaAAGACACGAAAAGAAGTCAAGTAAACACAGCGGAGGGTCAGAGCACTCAAAGTCGCACACGTCGAGTCCTGCGAAGGGCTCACTGAGTTCCTCCAGCAGCAACAGCCACTCACGGAGCTCCTTGTCTGCTGAGCAACATCACAGCAAGGAGCGCTACCGTTCCAAGTCCCCGCGAGACAGAGAGGCCAACTGGGACTCGCCCTCACGGGTTCACACCTCCTTCCCCACCGGACAGCACTCGAGTCAGGCCTTTCCCCCATCTCTCATGTCCAAGCCCGGCTCCATGCAGCAAAAGCCCACAGCCTATGTGCGGCCTATGGACGGCCAGGAAACGGCAGAACCCAAGAGCTCACAAGCAGAAAGCTACAGTGGACAGTCGCACAGCAGCACCATGGGAGAGATGAAGTCCAACGGCAAGGCCTCGCTTTCCAAACTCAAGATCCCCTCACAGCCTGTAGAG GGATCTGGTGACGCTAACTGTGTCGACGAGATTCTGAAG gaAATGACTCAATCGTGGCCCCCTCCGCTGACAGCCATCCACACCCCCTGCAAAACAGAACCCTCCAAGTTTCCATTCCCCACGAAG GATTCTCACCCCTTTCCCAGCGGACACA agCGAGGCAGTTCATCCAAGAGCTCCAGCAGCCACCAGTCCAAAGCTTGCGATGACCAGCCAAC TATGCTTGAAGATGACCTCAAGCTAAGCAGCAGTGAAGACAGTGATGGAGAACAGGACCCTGCCAAGAATACCTCAAGAAACACATCAGCAAG CAATAATAGTGAAGGAGCTGAGCCATCGAGGGATGACTCCAGCAGCCACAGCGGCTCAGAGAGCAGTTCAGGCTCCGACAGCGAGAGTGAAAGCAGCACGACGGACAGCGAAGCCAATGAGCACCCGCGGCCCGCCTCTCCTGAA CCTGAACAGCCAATGGCCAACAAATGGCAGCTGGACAACTGGTTCAAGAAGGCCAAGCAGTTCTCCCCAGCTTCTCCAGTGGACAACAATAATGTTCCAACCAAGTGCAAGAAAGACAGCCGAGAAAACAGCTCAGGACGCGGCTATGGTAGCCAGGGAGGGGGGTCAAAAGACTCATCAGCACCCGCCCCAAGCAGGGACCTTCGGGCAGCGCAAAAGGGCGGTGAGAGTGGCCGTGGACGGCAAAAATCCCCCGCCCAGAGTGAGGGCAGCACGGGTAACCGAAGGCCTGTGGGTAAGAAACAGCCTAAAAAGTCTGAGAAGCCCCCAGTGGTGGAGGAACCCAAGGGAGGTTTGAGAGTAGAGAGTGAGCCGGCTCCAGAGATACCTCCTCACCGGCCCAAAGCTGCTACCAAGGGTTCCCGCAAACCAAGCATCAAAAAAGAGCCTAAATCGTCTCCACGGCCCACCGCAGCTGCCGTCACCACCACTGCAGATAAACGTAAGGCCAAGGCGCCCACCAAGACTTGCCAGAAGTCCCGTGAATTTGTTGATACAGACTCTTCGTCGTCAGACTCTGAGGGGAATGACAGCATCCCGTCCTCATCTCAAACACCCAAGTACACAGAGAGCATCAGGAcgcctgtctgtgtgttttctccaaTGGAGGAGAAAGAGCTGTTGTCTCCACTCAGTGAACCTGATGAGCGCTACCCAGCAAGGCAACCACAGCAGCAGGTTTTACTAGTGAAAATAG ATCTCAGCTTGCTGTCTAGGATTCCAGGGCGGCCCTACAAGGAGCCTGTGGAGATAAAAGTGGAGAGGGACGATTCTCTAGACAGGGACAGCAAAGAATTCAGCAAGCAGAACTCTGAGAAGAGCTCCAGCAAGAAGAGGAAACACAAG AATGATGAAGAAGGCACGAAGACAGAGAGCAAGCGATGCAAGCTTGAGGATAAGTCTGTATCTCATCATAAAAGCAGCAGTAAAGA GTCTAAGAGATCTctagagaagaaagaagagccAGTCCCCTCTCCTTCCATGTCAGGTCTTCAGCGGACACCAAAGGCAGAGCATCCGAGTCGGAAGAGGACAGTCAGCCAGTCCTCCACCTCTCTGTCCAGCGGGACAGGAAGTGGAAAGGAGGGGAGCCACAGTACCAAGGGCAACTCCACCTCCAAACACAGAAAAGGAGAGGACAAGGGACGCAGCACACGTGAGGGAAAG GAGAAATCCTCAAAGGGCTGTGATAACCAGCTGGCTGTGCCTCCGCTCTCCACGGACGGCTCCAAGTCTCAGAGATCCAAGCTGGTGTTTGAGGACAG GGTCCACTCAGCAGATCACTACTTACAAGAGGCcaagaagctgaaacacaatGCAGATGCACTG TTGGACCGTTTTGAAAAGGCAGTTTACTACTTGGACGCGGTGGTGTCCTTTATTGAATGTGGTAATGCTCTGGAGAAGAGCGCCCAAGAGGCCAAGTCTCCCTTTCCCATGTATGCTGAAACAGTGGAGCTGATCAA ATACACTATGAAGTTAAAAAGCTACATGGCCCCAGATGCTACTTCAGCAGACAAGAGGCTAGCTGTGCTTTG CCTGCGATGCCAGTCCCTCCTCTACCTGCGGTTATTCAAGCTGAGGAAAGACAGTGCACTAAAATACTCCAAAACACTCACCGAACACTTAAAG AACTCTCTGAGTAACACCCAGGCTCCCTCTCCTGGAATGGGAAA CAAGGCAGCGGGCATGCCCTCTCCAGTGTCTCCAAAACTGTCACCAGGCACCGCCGGTGGCTACTCGTCAGTCAGCAACAGTAGCAGCGCCAGCTCGTCTGTGACCATACCTCAGCGTATCCACCAGATGGCTGCCAGCTACGTCCAGGTCACCTCCAACTTCTTGTATGCCACAGAGGTCTGGGACCAGGCTGAGCAACTATCTAAGGAGCAGAAAg agTTCTTCTTGGAGTTGGACAAGGTGATGGGTCCTCTGATCTTCAACACCAGCAGCATGACAGAACTGGTGCGTTACACACGGCAGGGCCTCCACTGGCTGCGCCTGGACGCAAAGCTAATTCCCTAG
- the aff4 gene encoding AF4/FMR2 family member 4 isoform X2: MNREDRNVLRMKERERRNQEIQQGGGEAFPANSPLFPEPYKVSSKEDKLSSRIQSMLGNYDEMKEPIGDTLPKIGGKPSNSSSSSEEKSGPPLFGGDQRSGGSSQSSKWTPVGPAAGGSSSQSQKRSGLQGGHGSQRGNGGSSGSSSSSQRHEKKSSKHSGGSEHSKSHTSSPAKGSLSSSSSNSHSRSSLSAEQHHSKERYRSKSPRDREANWDSPSRVHTSFPTGQHSSQAFPPSLMSKPGSMQQKPTAYVRPMDGQETAEPKSSQAESYSGQSHSSTMGEMKSNGKASLSKLKIPSQPVEGSGDANCVDEILKEMTQSWPPPLTAIHTPCKTEPSKFPFPTKDSHPFPSGHKRGSSSKSSSSHQSKACDDQPTMLEDDLKLSSSEDSDGEQDPAKNTSRNTSASNNSEGAEPSRDDSSSHSGSESSSGSDSESESSTTDSEANEHPRPASPEPEQPMANKWQLDNWFKKAKQFSPASPVDNNNVPTKCKKDSRENSSGRGYGSQGGGSKDSSAPAPSRDLRAAQKGGESGRGRQKSPAQSEGSTGNRRPVGKKQPKKSEKPPVVEEPKGGLRVESEPAPEIPPHRPKAATKGSRKPSIKKEPKSSPRPTAAAVTTTADKRKAKAPTKTCQKSREFVDTDSSSSDSEGNDSIPSSSQTPKYTESIRTPVCVFSPMEEKELLSPLSEPDERYPARQPQQQVLLVKIDLSLLSRIPGRPYKEPVEIKVERDDSLDRDSKEFSKQNSEKSSSKKRKHKNDEEGTKTESKRCKLEDKSVSHHKSSSKESKRSLEKKEEPVPSPSMSGLQRTPKAEHPSRKRTVSQSSTSLSSGTGSGKEGSHSTKGNSTSKHRKGEDKGRSTREGKEKSSKGCDNQLAVPPLSTDGSKSQRSKLVFEDRVHSADHYLQEAKKLKHNADALLDRFEKAVYYLDAVVSFIECGNALEKSAQEAKSPFPMYAETVELIKYTMKLKSYMAPDATSADKRLAVLCLRCQSLLYLRLFKLRKDSALKYSKTLTEHLKNSLSNTQAPSPGMGNKAAGMPSPVSPKLSPGTAGGYSSVSNSSSASSSVTIPQRIHQMAASYVQVTSNFLYATEVWDQAEQLSKEQKEFFLELDKVMGPLIFNTSSMTELVRYTRQGLHWLRLDAKLIP, from the exons ATGAACCGTGAGGACCGGAATGTGCTccgaatgaaagaaagagaaaggagaaatcAAGAAATCCAGCAGGGAGGAGGCGAGGCCTTTCCAGCAAATTCCCCTCTCTTTCCTGAACCTTACAAAGTG TCCAGCAAGGAAGATAAACTGTCCAGCCGTATTCAGAGCATGCTGGGCAATTACGACGAGATGAAAGAGCCGATTGGTGACACACTTCCAAAGATTGGTGGTAAACCTTCTAACAGCTCGTCTTCCTCAGAGGAGAAATCAGGCCCGCCTTTGTTTGGTGGGGACCAGCGTAGCGGTGGCAGCAGCCAGAGCAGCAAGTGGACTCCTGTTGGCCCCGCAGCAGGTGGATCTTCATCTCAGTCCCAGAAACGCTCAGGACTCCAAGGTGGGCACGGTAGCCAGAGGGGCAACGGAGGGAgtagcggcagcagcagcagtagccaAAGACACGAAAAGAAGTCAAGTAAACACAGCGGAGGGTCAGAGCACTCAAAGTCGCACACGTCGAGTCCTGCGAAGGGCTCACTGAGTTCCTCCAGCAGCAACAGCCACTCACGGAGCTCCTTGTCTGCTGAGCAACATCACAGCAAGGAGCGCTACCGTTCCAAGTCCCCGCGAGACAGAGAGGCCAACTGGGACTCGCCCTCACGGGTTCACACCTCCTTCCCCACCGGACAGCACTCGAGTCAGGCCTTTCCCCCATCTCTCATGTCCAAGCCCGGCTCCATGCAGCAAAAGCCCACAGCCTATGTGCGGCCTATGGACGGCCAGGAAACGGCAGAACCCAAGAGCTCACAAGCAGAAAGCTACAGTGGACAGTCGCACAGCAGCACCATGGGAGAGATGAAGTCCAACGGCAAGGCCTCGCTTTCCAAACTCAAGATCCCCTCACAGCCTGTAGAG GGATCTGGTGACGCTAACTGTGTCGACGAGATTCTGAAG gaAATGACTCAATCGTGGCCCCCTCCGCTGACAGCCATCCACACCCCCTGCAAAACAGAACCCTCCAAGTTTCCATTCCCCACGAAG GATTCTCACCCCTTTCCCAGCGGACACA agCGAGGCAGTTCATCCAAGAGCTCCAGCAGCCACCAGTCCAAAGCTTGCGATGACCAGCCAAC TATGCTTGAAGATGACCTCAAGCTAAGCAGCAGTGAAGACAGTGATGGAGAACAGGACCCTGCCAAGAATACCTCAAGAAACACATCAGCAAG CAATAATAGTGAAGGAGCTGAGCCATCGAGGGATGACTCCAGCAGCCACAGCGGCTCAGAGAGCAGTTCAGGCTCCGACAGCGAGAGTGAAAGCAGCACGACGGACAGCGAAGCCAATGAGCACCCGCGGCCCGCCTCTCCTGAA CCTGAACAGCCAATGGCCAACAAATGGCAGCTGGACAACTGGTTCAAGAAGGCCAAGCAGTTCTCCCCAGCTTCTCCAGTGGACAACAATAATGTTCCAACCAAGTGCAAGAAAGACAGCCGAGAAAACAGCTCAGGACGCGGCTATGGTAGCCAGGGAGGGGGGTCAAAAGACTCATCAGCACCCGCCCCAAGCAGGGACCTTCGGGCAGCGCAAAAGGGCGGTGAGAGTGGCCGTGGACGGCAAAAATCCCCCGCCCAGAGTGAGGGCAGCACGGGTAACCGAAGGCCTGTGGGTAAGAAACAGCCTAAAAAGTCTGAGAAGCCCCCAGTGGTGGAGGAACCCAAGGGAGGTTTGAGAGTAGAGAGTGAGCCGGCTCCAGAGATACCTCCTCACCGGCCCAAAGCTGCTACCAAGGGTTCCCGCAAACCAAGCATCAAAAAAGAGCCTAAATCGTCTCCACGGCCCACCGCAGCTGCCGTCACCACCACTGCAGATAAACGTAAGGCCAAGGCGCCCACCAAGACTTGCCAGAAGTCCCGTGAATTTGTTGATACAGACTCTTCGTCGTCAGACTCTGAGGGGAATGACAGCATCCCGTCCTCATCTCAAACACCCAAGTACACAGAGAGCATCAGGAcgcctgtctgtgtgttttctccaaTGGAGGAGAAAGAGCTGTTGTCTCCACTCAGTGAACCTGATGAGCGCTACCCAGCAAGGCAACCACAGCAGCAGGTTTTACTAGTGAAAATAG ATCTCAGCTTGCTGTCTAGGATTCCAGGGCGGCCCTACAAGGAGCCTGTGGAGATAAAAGTGGAGAGGGACGATTCTCTAGACAGGGACAGCAAAGAATTCAGCAAGCAGAACTCTGAGAAGAGCTCCAGCAAGAAGAGGAAACACAAG AATGATGAAGAAGGCACGAAGACAGAGAGCAAGCGATGCAAGCTTGAGGATAAGTCTGTATCTCATCATAAAAGCAGCAGTAAAGA GTCTAAGAGATCTctagagaagaaagaagagccAGTCCCCTCTCCTTCCATGTCAGGTCTTCAGCGGACACCAAAGGCAGAGCATCCGAGTCGGAAGAGGACAGTCAGCCAGTCCTCCACCTCTCTGTCCAGCGGGACAGGAAGTGGAAAGGAGGGGAGCCACAGTACCAAGGGCAACTCCACCTCCAAACACAGAAAAGGAGAGGACAAGGGACGCAGCACACGTGAGGGAAAG GAGAAATCCTCAAAGGGCTGTGATAACCAGCTGGCTGTGCCTCCGCTCTCCACGGACGGCTCCAAGTCTCAGAGATCCAAGCTGGTGTTTGAGGACAG GGTCCACTCAGCAGATCACTACTTACAAGAGGCcaagaagctgaaacacaatGCAGATGCACTG TTGGACCGTTTTGAAAAGGCAGTTTACTACTTGGACGCGGTGGTGTCCTTTATTGAATGTGGTAATGCTCTGGAGAAGAGCGCCCAAGAGGCCAAGTCTCCCTTTCCCATGTATGCTGAAACAGTGGAGCTGATCAA ATACACTATGAAGTTAAAAAGCTACATGGCCCCAGATGCTACTTCAGCAGACAAGAGGCTAGCTGTGCTTTG CCTGCGATGCCAGTCCCTCCTCTACCTGCGGTTATTCAAGCTGAGGAAAGACAGTGCACTAAAATACTCCAAAACACTCACCGAACACTTAAAG AACTCTCTGAGTAACACCCAGGCTCCCTCTCCTGGAATGGGAAA CAAGGCAGCGGGCATGCCCTCTCCAGTGTCTCCAAAACTGTCACCAGGCACCGCCGGTGGCTACTCGTCAGTCAGCAACAGTAGCAGCGCCAGCTCGTCTGTGACCATACCTCAGCGTATCCACCAGATGGCTGCCAGCTACGTCCAGGTCACCTCCAACTTCTTGTATGCCACAGAGGTCTGGGACCAGGCTGAGCAACTATCTAAGGAGCAGAAAg agTTCTTCTTGGAGTTGGACAAGGTGATGGGTCCTCTGATCTTCAACACCAGCAGCATGACAGAACTGGTGCGTTACACACGGCAGGGCCTCCACTGGCTGCGCCTGGACGCAAAGCTAATTCCCTAG
- the aff4 gene encoding AF4/FMR2 family member 4 isoform X1, translated as MASQSGNMNREDRNVLRMKERERRNQEIQQGGGEAFPANSPLFPEPYKVSSKEDKLSSRIQSMLGNYDEMKEPIGDTLPKIGGKPSNSSSSSEEKSGPPLFGGDQRSGGSSQSSKWTPVGPAAGGSSSQSQKRSGLQGGHGSQRGNGGSSGSSSSSQRHEKKSSKHSGGSEHSKSHTSSPAKGSLSSSSSNSHSRSSLSAEQHHSKERYRSKSPRDREANWDSPSRVHTSFPTGQHSSQAFPPSLMSKPGSMQQKPTAYVRPMDGQETAEPKSSQAESYSGQSHSSTMGEMKSNGKASLSKLKIPSQPVEGSGDANCVDEILKEMTQSWPPPLTAIHTPCKTEPSKFPFPTKDSHPFPSGHKRGSSSKSSSSHQSKACDDQPTMLEDDLKLSSSEDSDGEQDPAKNTSRNTSASNNSEGAEPSRDDSSSHSGSESSSGSDSESESSTTDSEANEHPRPASPEPEQPMANKWQLDNWFKKAKQFSPASPVDNNNVPTKCKKDSRENSSGRGYGSQGGGSKDSSAPAPSRDLRAAQKGGESGRGRQKSPAQSEGSTGNRRPVGKKQPKKSEKPPVVEEPKGGLRVESEPAPEIPPHRPKAATKGSRKPSIKKEPKSSPRPTAAAVTTTADKRKAKAPTKTCQKSREFVDTDSSSSDSEGNDSIPSSSQTPKYTESIRTPVCVFSPMEEKELLSPLSEPDERYPARQPQQQVLLVKIDLSLLSRIPGRPYKEPVEIKVERDDSLDRDSKEFSKQNSEKSSSKKRKHKNDEEGTKTESKRCKLEDKSVSHHKSSSKESKRSLEKKEEPVPSPSMSGLQRTPKAEHPSRKRTVSQSSTSLSSGTGSGKEGSHSTKGNSTSKHRKGEDKGRSTREGKEKSSKGCDNQLAVPPLSTDGSKSQRSKLVFEDRVHSADHYLQEAKKLKHNADALLDRFEKAVYYLDAVVSFIECGNALEKSAQEAKSPFPMYAETVELIKYTMKLKSYMAPDATSADKRLAVLCLRCQSLLYLRLFKLRKDSALKYSKTLTEHLKNSLSNTQAPSPGMGNKAAGMPSPVSPKLSPGTAGGYSSVSNSSSASSSVTIPQRIHQMAASYVQVTSNFLYATEVWDQAEQLSKEQKEFFLELDKVMGPLIFNTSSMTELVRYTRQGLHWLRLDAKLIP; from the exons ATGGCCTCTCAGTCAGG CAACATGAACCGTGAGGACCGGAATGTGCTccgaatgaaagaaagagaaaggagaaatcAAGAAATCCAGCAGGGAGGAGGCGAGGCCTTTCCAGCAAATTCCCCTCTCTTTCCTGAACCTTACAAAGTG TCCAGCAAGGAAGATAAACTGTCCAGCCGTATTCAGAGCATGCTGGGCAATTACGACGAGATGAAAGAGCCGATTGGTGACACACTTCCAAAGATTGGTGGTAAACCTTCTAACAGCTCGTCTTCCTCAGAGGAGAAATCAGGCCCGCCTTTGTTTGGTGGGGACCAGCGTAGCGGTGGCAGCAGCCAGAGCAGCAAGTGGACTCCTGTTGGCCCCGCAGCAGGTGGATCTTCATCTCAGTCCCAGAAACGCTCAGGACTCCAAGGTGGGCACGGTAGCCAGAGGGGCAACGGAGGGAgtagcggcagcagcagcagtagccaAAGACACGAAAAGAAGTCAAGTAAACACAGCGGAGGGTCAGAGCACTCAAAGTCGCACACGTCGAGTCCTGCGAAGGGCTCACTGAGTTCCTCCAGCAGCAACAGCCACTCACGGAGCTCCTTGTCTGCTGAGCAACATCACAGCAAGGAGCGCTACCGTTCCAAGTCCCCGCGAGACAGAGAGGCCAACTGGGACTCGCCCTCACGGGTTCACACCTCCTTCCCCACCGGACAGCACTCGAGTCAGGCCTTTCCCCCATCTCTCATGTCCAAGCCCGGCTCCATGCAGCAAAAGCCCACAGCCTATGTGCGGCCTATGGACGGCCAGGAAACGGCAGAACCCAAGAGCTCACAAGCAGAAAGCTACAGTGGACAGTCGCACAGCAGCACCATGGGAGAGATGAAGTCCAACGGCAAGGCCTCGCTTTCCAAACTCAAGATCCCCTCACAGCCTGTAGAG GGATCTGGTGACGCTAACTGTGTCGACGAGATTCTGAAG gaAATGACTCAATCGTGGCCCCCTCCGCTGACAGCCATCCACACCCCCTGCAAAACAGAACCCTCCAAGTTTCCATTCCCCACGAAG GATTCTCACCCCTTTCCCAGCGGACACA agCGAGGCAGTTCATCCAAGAGCTCCAGCAGCCACCAGTCCAAAGCTTGCGATGACCAGCCAAC TATGCTTGAAGATGACCTCAAGCTAAGCAGCAGTGAAGACAGTGATGGAGAACAGGACCCTGCCAAGAATACCTCAAGAAACACATCAGCAAG CAATAATAGTGAAGGAGCTGAGCCATCGAGGGATGACTCCAGCAGCCACAGCGGCTCAGAGAGCAGTTCAGGCTCCGACAGCGAGAGTGAAAGCAGCACGACGGACAGCGAAGCCAATGAGCACCCGCGGCCCGCCTCTCCTGAA CCTGAACAGCCAATGGCCAACAAATGGCAGCTGGACAACTGGTTCAAGAAGGCCAAGCAGTTCTCCCCAGCTTCTCCAGTGGACAACAATAATGTTCCAACCAAGTGCAAGAAAGACAGCCGAGAAAACAGCTCAGGACGCGGCTATGGTAGCCAGGGAGGGGGGTCAAAAGACTCATCAGCACCCGCCCCAAGCAGGGACCTTCGGGCAGCGCAAAAGGGCGGTGAGAGTGGCCGTGGACGGCAAAAATCCCCCGCCCAGAGTGAGGGCAGCACGGGTAACCGAAGGCCTGTGGGTAAGAAACAGCCTAAAAAGTCTGAGAAGCCCCCAGTGGTGGAGGAACCCAAGGGAGGTTTGAGAGTAGAGAGTGAGCCGGCTCCAGAGATACCTCCTCACCGGCCCAAAGCTGCTACCAAGGGTTCCCGCAAACCAAGCATCAAAAAAGAGCCTAAATCGTCTCCACGGCCCACCGCAGCTGCCGTCACCACCACTGCAGATAAACGTAAGGCCAAGGCGCCCACCAAGACTTGCCAGAAGTCCCGTGAATTTGTTGATACAGACTCTTCGTCGTCAGACTCTGAGGGGAATGACAGCATCCCGTCCTCATCTCAAACACCCAAGTACACAGAGAGCATCAGGAcgcctgtctgtgtgttttctccaaTGGAGGAGAAAGAGCTGTTGTCTCCACTCAGTGAACCTGATGAGCGCTACCCAGCAAGGCAACCACAGCAGCAGGTTTTACTAGTGAAAATAG ATCTCAGCTTGCTGTCTAGGATTCCAGGGCGGCCCTACAAGGAGCCTGTGGAGATAAAAGTGGAGAGGGACGATTCTCTAGACAGGGACAGCAAAGAATTCAGCAAGCAGAACTCTGAGAAGAGCTCCAGCAAGAAGAGGAAACACAAG AATGATGAAGAAGGCACGAAGACAGAGAGCAAGCGATGCAAGCTTGAGGATAAGTCTGTATCTCATCATAAAAGCAGCAGTAAAGA GTCTAAGAGATCTctagagaagaaagaagagccAGTCCCCTCTCCTTCCATGTCAGGTCTTCAGCGGACACCAAAGGCAGAGCATCCGAGTCGGAAGAGGACAGTCAGCCAGTCCTCCACCTCTCTGTCCAGCGGGACAGGAAGTGGAAAGGAGGGGAGCCACAGTACCAAGGGCAACTCCACCTCCAAACACAGAAAAGGAGAGGACAAGGGACGCAGCACACGTGAGGGAAAG GAGAAATCCTCAAAGGGCTGTGATAACCAGCTGGCTGTGCCTCCGCTCTCCACGGACGGCTCCAAGTCTCAGAGATCCAAGCTGGTGTTTGAGGACAG GGTCCACTCAGCAGATCACTACTTACAAGAGGCcaagaagctgaaacacaatGCAGATGCACTG TTGGACCGTTTTGAAAAGGCAGTTTACTACTTGGACGCGGTGGTGTCCTTTATTGAATGTGGTAATGCTCTGGAGAAGAGCGCCCAAGAGGCCAAGTCTCCCTTTCCCATGTATGCTGAAACAGTGGAGCTGATCAA ATACACTATGAAGTTAAAAAGCTACATGGCCCCAGATGCTACTTCAGCAGACAAGAGGCTAGCTGTGCTTTG CCTGCGATGCCAGTCCCTCCTCTACCTGCGGTTATTCAAGCTGAGGAAAGACAGTGCACTAAAATACTCCAAAACACTCACCGAACACTTAAAG AACTCTCTGAGTAACACCCAGGCTCCCTCTCCTGGAATGGGAAA CAAGGCAGCGGGCATGCCCTCTCCAGTGTCTCCAAAACTGTCACCAGGCACCGCCGGTGGCTACTCGTCAGTCAGCAACAGTAGCAGCGCCAGCTCGTCTGTGACCATACCTCAGCGTATCCACCAGATGGCTGCCAGCTACGTCCAGGTCACCTCCAACTTCTTGTATGCCACAGAGGTCTGGGACCAGGCTGAGCAACTATCTAAGGAGCAGAAAg agTTCTTCTTGGAGTTGGACAAGGTGATGGGTCCTCTGATCTTCAACACCAGCAGCATGACAGAACTGGTGCGTTACACACGGCAGGGCCTCCACTGGCTGCGCCTGGACGCAAAGCTAATTCCCTAG